Proteins co-encoded in one Candidatus Thiodictyon syntrophicum genomic window:
- a CDS encoding PolC-type DNA polymerase III — METIAVIDFETTGLSPHYGDRATEIAAILVRDGQIVGQYQNLMNAGVAIPGFITSFTGITTAMVRQAPPARQVMAEVADFVGDYPLVAHNASFDSKFWDAELARIGRARRQDFICSMLVARRVLPQAPNHKLGTLVEFAKLPVTGRYHRAQADAEMTAHLTLYLERELMRRFGLAAVSCRLLAKIQKTPANRLEHCVAGFGQRCA, encoded by the coding sequence TTGGAAACCATCGCCGTCATCGATTTCGAGACCACCGGCCTATCCCCGCATTACGGAGATCGCGCCACCGAGATTGCCGCGATCCTGGTGCGCGACGGGCAGATCGTCGGCCAGTACCAGAACCTGATGAACGCCGGCGTGGCGATCCCCGGGTTCATCACGAGCTTCACGGGCATCACGACCGCGATGGTCCGCCAGGCGCCGCCCGCTCGGCAGGTGATGGCCGAGGTCGCGGACTTTGTCGGCGACTATCCACTGGTTGCCCATAACGCCTCCTTCGACAGCAAGTTCTGGGACGCAGAGCTGGCGCGGATCGGCCGCGCGCGGCGGCAAGACTTCATCTGCTCGATGCTGGTGGCCCGCCGCGTCCTCCCGCAGGCGCCCAATCATAAGCTCGGCACCCTCGTCGAATTCGCCAAGCTGCCCGTCACCGGCCGCTATCACCGCGCCCAGGCCGACGCCGAGATGACCGCACATCTGACGCTCTATCTGGAGCGGGAGCTGATGCGGCGATTTGGCCTCGCTGCGGTATCCTGCCGGTTGCTCGCCAAGATCCAAAAGACGCCGGCCAATCGGCTCGAGCACTGCGTTGCCGGGTTCGGCCAGCGGTGCGCATGA
- the queE gene encoding 7-carboxy-7-deazaguanine synthase, whose amino-acid sequence MTYLVKEVFYSLQGEGARTGRAAVFCRFAGCNLWSGRDEDRSRAVCTFCDTDFRGTDGVGGGRYPDAARLAARVRAAWPAPAASGAVPYVVCTGGEPLLQLDPPLIAALHAQGFEIAVETNGTRTAPPGIDWVCVSPKAAAGLRLLAGQELKLVYPQADAPPERFTNLAFRHFFLQPMDGPDLAANTARAIAYCKAHPRWRLSLQTHKLLGIP is encoded by the coding sequence ATGACCTATCTGGTCAAGGAGGTCTTCTACAGCCTCCAGGGCGAGGGCGCCCGCACCGGGCGGGCAGCCGTGTTCTGCCGCTTCGCGGGCTGCAACCTCTGGTCGGGACGCGACGAGGACCGCTCCCGGGCGGTCTGTACCTTCTGTGACACGGACTTCCGGGGGACCGACGGGGTCGGCGGCGGGCGCTACCCGGACGCCGCCCGACTCGCGGCGCGGGTCCGCGCCGCCTGGCCCGCACCGGCCGCGTCCGGTGCCGTCCCCTATGTGGTCTGCACCGGCGGGGAGCCGCTGCTGCAACTGGACCCACCCCTGATCGCGGCCCTGCACGCCCAGGGCTTCGAGATCGCGGTGGAGACCAACGGCACCCGCACCGCCCCGCCCGGGATCGACTGGGTCTGTGTCAGTCCCAAGGCCGCCGCCGGGCTGCGACTGCTGGCCGGTCAGGAACTGAAGCTCGTCTATCCGCAAGCGGACGCGCCCCCGGAGCGCTTCACCAACCTCGCCTTTCGGCACTTTTTTCTCCAGCCGATGGACGGCCCGGACTTGGCCGCCAATACCGCGCGCGCCATCGCCTACTGCAAGGCCCATCCGCGCTGGCGCCTGAGTCTGCAGACACACAAGCTGTTGGGGATTCCGTGA
- a CDS encoding type I restriction endonuclease translates to MSQTNEHAFESYCEQMLLTQGGWERGNLAEWDRHLALFPARVCAFLEDSQPVLWQKLHDLHGDALGTRVAAALAKELDLKGMLHVLRRGFKFHGKTLRMAYFKPAHGLNATVVELFGKNPLTVTRQVPCHAKGGETLDMLLALNGLPIGSCELKNPGTGQTWRHAVKQYREDRDPNAPLFQCKARALVHFAVDPDEVHMTTRLLGERTRFLPFNRGSDPGTIRCGAGNPAHPSGYRTGHFWEEVLAREGLLEILGSFMFIERKDGEAGGRQGQGPGTKIVITTLQMFPFVLRGLLRAAGAASVDAPSASAREQADAWKAQIAGRRYAIIVDEAHSSQTGETAREMKAILGAGSGLSDLEGEALPAAAEDEPDGTLANDRHDGLVAGPMPGQDAPAPASDWQDGYEHAAERRSLVPGGLRP, encoded by the coding sequence ATGAGCCAGACCAACGAGCACGCCTTCGAGTCCTATTGCGAGCAGATGCTGCTGACCCAGGGCGGTTGGGAGCGGGGCAACTTAGCCGAATGGGATCGGCACCTGGCGCTCTTCCCTGCCCGGGTCTGCGCCTTTCTTGAGGACTCACAGCCGGTCCTGTGGCAGAAGCTCCACGACCTGCACGGCGACGCCTTGGGGACCAGGGTGGCCGCGGCCCTGGCCAAGGAACTGGACCTCAAGGGGATGCTGCATGTCCTGCGCCGCGGCTTCAAGTTCCACGGCAAGACCCTGCGTATGGCCTATTTCAAGCCGGCACACGGGCTGAACGCGACCGTGGTCGAACTCTTCGGCAAGAATCCGCTTACGGTGACGCGGCAGGTGCCGTGCCATGCCAAGGGCGGCGAGACCCTGGATATGCTGCTGGCGCTCAATGGGCTGCCCATCGGGAGCTGCGAACTGAAGAACCCAGGTACTGGCCAGACCTGGCGGCACGCGGTGAAGCAGTATCGCGAGGACCGTGACCCCAATGCCCCCTTGTTCCAGTGCAAGGCGCGTGCCCTGGTGCACTTCGCGGTGGACCCGGACGAGGTGCACATGACGACCCGTCTGCTGGGGGAGCGCACGCGCTTCCTGCCCTTCAACCGGGGCAGTGACCCCGGAACCATCCGCTGCGGGGCCGGGAACCCGGCGCACCCGTCGGGTTATCGCACGGGCCATTTCTGGGAGGAGGTCCTGGCCCGGGAGGGGCTGCTGGAGATTCTGGGCAGCTTCATGTTCATCGAGCGCAAGGATGGAGAAGCAGGAGGACGCCAAGGGCAAGGTCCGGGAACCAAGATCGTCATCACGACCTTGCAGATGTTTCCATTCGTCCTGCGCGGCCTGCTGCGTGCGGCCGGGGCCGCGAGCGTCGATGCACCGTCCGCGAGCGCGCGCGAGCAGGCGGACGCCTGGAAGGCGCAAATCGCCGGCCGCCGTTACGCGATCATCGTGGACGAGGCCCATTCCAGCCAGACCGGCGAGACGGCGCGGGAGATGAAGGCGATCCTGGGTGCGGGATCCGGCCTTTCGGACCTCGAGGGCGAGGCGCTTCCGGCCGCGGCCGAGGACGAACCCGACGGGACGCTGGCGAACGACCGGCACGATGGGCTGGTCGCGGGTCCAATGCCGGGGCAGGATGCCCCGGCTCCGGCCAGCGACTGGCAGGACGGGTATGAACACGCGGCAGAACGACGATCGCTTGTACCTGGTGGTCTGAGACCATGA
- a CDS encoding SPOR domain-containing protein translates to MAETLGPGVLDDPFAPDLSLEERLRALESAWAEPGPVHPGADRHLADQSARLEALAAEVAAQRERLRDQEKAMVERIADVDDDRRLTSSQLQRGWQAQREEFETRWRRHNRAGLLVLALALAGVGLFALYAHTRHTAAAVALASLRQEVQRLSGIAQQETELQERVATLTATVGELSSRPRRGGKDPGPGAEGTVPAERLERLAAEQRRQSGELEALQRGLQSLVSAMPSRPGPTLDAPPVTAPDTGARPPKPATPEPEPASVPAARPESGPDAAAPVPPRISKTSITDRPFALQLMGGYSRDKILELALRPDLPDPVYLSEETRRGRPWFVLIHSLHANRAEAQAALAKLPTGLRSPSPWIRDLPRGTDLEIVKRGAARH, encoded by the coding sequence ATGGCCGAGACCCTGGGACCGGGAGTCCTTGACGACCCCTTTGCACCGGATTTGTCACTCGAAGAGCGGCTGCGGGCCCTGGAGTCCGCTTGGGCGGAGCCAGGCCCCGTCCACCCGGGGGCGGATCGGCACCTGGCCGACCAGTCCGCCCGCCTGGAGGCACTGGCCGCCGAGGTCGCGGCCCAGCGCGAGCGCTTGCGCGATCAGGAAAAGGCCATGGTGGAGCGGATCGCCGATGTGGATGACGACCGCCGCCTGACCAGTTCTCAACTGCAGCGCGGGTGGCAGGCCCAGCGCGAGGAGTTCGAGACCCGGTGGCGCCGCCACAACCGTGCCGGGTTGCTGGTGCTCGCCCTGGCCCTGGCCGGGGTCGGTCTGTTCGCGCTCTACGCCCACACACGCCACACGGCCGCCGCCGTCGCGCTCGCGAGCCTGCGCCAGGAGGTGCAGCGCCTCTCCGGCATCGCCCAGCAGGAGACCGAACTGCAAGAGCGGGTGGCGACCCTGACCGCCACCGTGGGCGAGCTCTCCAGCCGGCCGCGCCGGGGGGGCAAGGACCCAGGCCCGGGGGCCGAGGGGACGGTCCCGGCGGAACGCCTGGAGCGTCTGGCGGCCGAGCAGCGGCGCCAAAGCGGCGAGTTGGAGGCCCTGCAGCGCGGCCTCCAGTCACTGGTCAGCGCGATGCCGTCCCGCCCGGGTCCGACCTTGGACGCCCCCCCGGTGACGGCCCCGGACACCGGGGCGCGCCCACCCAAGCCGGCGACGCCTGAGCCGGAGCCGGCATCGGTGCCGGCCGCGCGCCCCGAGAGCGGCCCTGACGCGGCCGCCCCGGTGCCCCCGCGCATTAGCAAGACGTCGATTACGGACCGCCCCTTCGCCCTCCAACTCATGGGCGGCTACAGCCGGGACAAGATCCTGGAGCTGGCGCTGCGCCCGGACCTGCCGGACCCGGTCTATCTGAGTGAGGAGACCCGCCGGGGACGCCCCTGGTTTGTGCTGATCCACAGCCTGCACGCCAACCGTGCGGAGGCTCAGGCGGCCCTGGCGAAACTGCCTACCGGGTTGCGCTCACCGTCGCCCTGGATTCGCGACCTGCCCCGCGGGACCGACCTGGAGATCGTCAAACGGGGGGCCGCCCGCCACTGA
- a CDS encoding DUF2177 family protein, giving the protein MTATAYLKLYLLTVPVFLAIDMVWLGFISRDFYQQYLGYILSPTVNWPAAIIFYLLFVVGIIYFAVAPALAQGSWRRAAQNGLLFGLFTYATYDLTNLATLPNWPLTVVLADILWGMALCGSVATLSYLIGRRLTRA; this is encoded by the coding sequence ATGACTGCCACCGCCTACCTGAAGCTTTACCTACTGACGGTCCCGGTCTTTCTGGCCATCGACATGGTCTGGCTCGGGTTCATCTCCCGGGACTTCTACCAGCAGTACCTGGGCTACATCCTGAGCCCCACGGTGAACTGGCCCGCCGCGATCATCTTCTATCTTCTGTTCGTGGTCGGCATCATCTATTTTGCGGTGGCGCCGGCCCTGGCCCAGGGGTCCTGGCGGCGCGCGGCGCAGAACGGGCTCCTGTTCGGCCTTTTCACCTATGCGACCTATGATCTGACCAACCTGGCCACGCTGCCCAACTGGCCGCTGACGGTCGTGCTGGCCGACATCCTGTGGGGCATGGCCCTGTGCGGCAGCGTGGCCACCCTGAGTTATCTGATCGGTCGGCGCCTGACGCGCGCTTGA
- the queC gene encoding 7-cyano-7-deazaguanine synthase QueC — MKNAVILLSGGLDSTTVLAIAKHEGFAPYALSFRYGQRHLVELESAQRVAAALGVAEHVIADIDLRRFGGSALTADLAVPKGRDPTALGEGIPITYVPARNTVFLSFALAWAEVLGAGDIFIGVNALDYSGYPDCRPEYIAAFERMANLATAAGVQGRQRLKIHAPLIDLTKAQIIRRGLALGVDYGLTSSCYDPGADGRPCGQCDSCQLRAKGFAQAGIADPLAARFGGA; from the coding sequence ATGAAAAACGCAGTCATCCTGTTGAGCGGCGGCCTGGACTCCACCACCGTGCTCGCCATCGCCAAGCACGAGGGCTTCGCGCCCTACGCCTTGTCCTTCCGCTACGGCCAGCGCCACCTGGTGGAGCTTGAGTCCGCCCAGCGGGTCGCGGCGGCGCTCGGCGTGGCCGAGCACGTCATCGCCGACATCGACCTGCGCCGTTTCGGCGGCTCGGCCCTGACCGCGGACCTCGCCGTGCCCAAGGGGCGCGACCCGACGGCGCTGGGGGAGGGCATCCCCATCACCTATGTACCGGCGCGCAATACGGTGTTCCTGTCCTTCGCGCTCGCCTGGGCGGAGGTCCTGGGGGCGGGCGACATCTTCATCGGGGTCAACGCGCTCGACTACTCCGGCTACCCGGACTGCCGGCCCGAGTACATCGCGGCCTTCGAGCGGATGGCGAACCTGGCGACCGCGGCCGGGGTGCAGGGGCGCCAGCGCCTCAAGATCCACGCGCCGCTGATCGACCTGACCAAGGCCCAGATCATCCGGCGCGGCCTGGCGCTCGGGGTGGATTACGGGCTCACCAGCAGTTGCTATGACCCGGGGGCGGACGGGCGCCCCTGCGGCCAGTGCGACTCCTGCCAACTGCGGGCCAAGGGCTTTGCCCAGGCGGGCATCGCGGACCCGCTGGCGGCCCGCTTCGGGGGCGCCTGA
- a CDS encoding 6-carboxytetrahydropterin synthase — protein sequence MDDRVFHLAAAPFEAARRVAILPAGHRARRLHGHGFRARVRAALPAHWAPFPGGETVALGDALRACVADLDYRDLNEHLAIPTDENLARWIRARLGVPGVASVGIRSTRDQGADLDALDHAHLWRRFRFEAAHCLPRVPAGHPCGRMHGHGFEVILHADQDLAGQDMGLDFDHLGSVWAPLQAELHLGCLNDLAGLENPTSELLAHWLWQRLKPALPALSWVSVYETVTAGCHYDGAHYRIWKEQRFEAALRLTAAPAADPRRRLHGHSYLLRLHLSAPLDQVLGWTVDYGDVKALFKPVYDRLDHHRLDELPELAAADGAGLVHWIRRHCTAALPALDRIDLYETPGCGVSLCWGDLGPALPS from the coding sequence ATGGACGACCGGGTCTTCCATCTCGCCGCCGCGCCCTTCGAGGCCGCCCGCCGGGTCGCCATACTCCCGGCGGGGCACCGCGCGCGGCGCCTGCACGGGCACGGCTTCCGCGCCCGGGTGCGGGCCGCGCTGCCCGCGCACTGGGCGCCCTTCCCCGGGGGCGAGACCGTGGCCCTGGGCGATGCACTCAGGGCCTGTGTCGCCGACCTCGACTACCGGGACCTCAACGAGCACCTGGCCATCCCCACCGACGAGAACCTGGCCCGCTGGATTCGCGCCAGACTCGGGGTGCCTGGCGTTGCGAGTGTCGGCATCCGCAGCACCCGCGACCAGGGCGCGGACCTGGACGCGCTGGACCACGCCCACCTGTGGCGGCGCTTTCGCTTCGAGGCGGCGCACTGCCTGCCCCGGGTCCCCGCCGGCCACCCCTGCGGGCGCATGCACGGCCACGGGTTCGAGGTCATATTACACGCCGATCAGGACCTTGCCGGCCAGGACATGGGGCTGGATTTCGACCATCTCGGGTCGGTCTGGGCGCCGCTCCAGGCCGAACTCCATCTGGGTTGCTTAAACGACCTCGCGGGCCTGGAGAACCCCACCAGCGAACTGCTCGCGCACTGGCTCTGGCAGCGCCTCAAACCCGCCCTGCCGGCCCTGTCCTGGGTCAGCGTCTACGAGACCGTCACCGCGGGCTGTCACTACGACGGCGCCCATTACCGCATCTGGAAGGAGCAGCGCTTCGAGGCCGCCCTGCGCCTCACCGCGGCCCCCGCGGCTGATCCGCGGCGGCGCCTGCACGGGCACAGCTATCTGCTGCGCCTGCATCTGAGCGCACCGCTGGATCAGGTGCTCGGCTGGACGGTCGACTACGGCGATGTCAAGGCGCTGTTCAAACCGGTCTATGACCGACTCGACCACCACCGGCTCGATGAACTGCCGGAGCTCGCGGCGGCCGATGGCGCCGGTCTCGTGCACTGGATTCGGCGCCACTGCACCGCCGCGCTGCCCGCGCTCGACCGCATCGACCTGTACGAGACCCCCGGCTGCGGGGTCAGCCTGTGCTGGGGCGACCTGGGGCCGGCCCTGCCGTCATGA
- a CDS encoding type I restriction-modification system subunit M N-terminal domain-containing protein, producing MNTETHAHLAAFIWDICNLLRGPYKRNEYRKVILPLTVLRSFDCILAPTKRAVLAVHRANLGKPETLRQRLLQQAAGLSFYNTSRLDFPRLLDDPNQLAPNLTAYIDAFSPNVRTIMERFGFEQQLAKMADKNILFKVVKAFCDPRVDLSAQRVDHMQMGYCFEELIRIGAEQANEEAGEHFTPREDMLIKGEEAENIRRGDIMKKSLGNKRNKIGDPDEPGEPDHIGEITRIHGNCRHDDSRVFNIDGRDKRLTVSMDRAEFQAAISAAVRATGLKLSLPERKLILAALSERDDQAAICTDAQGNPEPALELRDTEIVPLTEAIQTYFEREVLPHVSDAWIDHEKTRIG from the coding sequence GTGAACACGGAGACCCACGCCCACCTCGCCGCCTTCATCTGGGACATCTGCAACCTGCTGCGCGGTCCCTACAAGCGCAACGAGTACCGCAAGGTCATCCTGCCGCTGACCGTCCTGCGCAGTTTCGACTGCATCCTGGCGCCGACCAAGCGGGCGGTGCTGGCCGTCCACCGGGCCAACCTGGGAAAGCCGGAGACCCTGCGTCAGCGCCTCCTGCAGCAGGCCGCGGGTTTGAGCTTCTACAACACGAGCCGGCTCGACTTCCCCCGTCTGCTCGACGATCCCAACCAGCTCGCGCCCAACCTCACGGCCTACATCGACGCCTTCTCGCCCAACGTGCGGACCATCATGGAGCGCTTCGGCTTCGAGCAGCAGCTCGCGAAGATGGCCGATAAGAACATCCTGTTCAAGGTCGTCAAGGCGTTCTGTGACCCGCGCGTGGACCTGTCGGCGCAGCGCGTCGACCACATGCAGATGGGCTATTGCTTCGAGGAACTGATCCGGATCGGCGCCGAGCAGGCCAACGAGGAGGCCGGGGAGCACTTCACCCCGCGCGAGGACATGCTGATCAAAGGCGAAGAGGCAGAAAACATCCGGCGCGGCGACATCATGAAGAAGAGCCTGGGGAACAAGCGCAACAAGATCGGGGACCCCGACGAGCCCGGCGAGCCGGACCATATCGGGGAGATCACCCGCATCCATGGCAACTGCCGGCACGACGACAGCCGTGTGTTCAACATCGACGGGCGGGACAAGCGTCTCACGGTCTCTATGGACCGCGCCGAGTTTCAGGCGGCCATCAGCGCCGCGGTGCGCGCGACCGGCTTGAAGCTCTCGTTGCCCGAGCGCAAGCTGATCCTTGCCGCCCTGAGCGAGCGCGACGACCAGGCCGCCATCTGCACCGACGCCCAAGGCAACCCGGAGCCCGCTCTGGAGTTGCGCGATACCGAGATCGTGCCCCTGACTGAAGCGATCCAGACCTACTTCGAGCGCGAGGTCCTGCCCCATGTGTCGGACGCCTGGATCGATCACGAGAAGACCCGGATCGGCTAA
- a CDS encoding restriction endonuclease subunit S: MALQETRFRAVEGRMRDAIGELEEYRSALITAAVTGKIDVRGWQAAGNCAAPEAVAMGFAALYPSYERRALNIDKRAGSR, from the coding sequence ATGGCATTGCAGGAGACCCGTTTCCGGGCCGTCGAAGGGCGGATGCGCGATGCTATCGGCGAATTGGAGGAATACCGCTCCGCCCTGATCACCGCCGCCGTCACCGGCAAGATCGACGTGCGCGGCTGGCAGGCAGCGGGCAACTGTGCCGCTCCCGAGGCCGTCGCGATGGGTTTCGCTGCGCTCTACCCATCCTACGAACGACGAGCGTTGAACATAGACAAGAGGGCAGGATCGCGATGA
- a CDS encoding DEAD/DEAH box helicase, whose product MAGRFDCLVRYAMPRPLTRDDIRHAIDLSSFNRGLHYFRQGMVIDLTEERRDAEGVSLQARVRGSGGRFYRQLIFIPANPDKRDLTGSCGCPVGYNCKHVAAACLAYEERERQFQPTDGSAATEFLKRWLTRVVAAGQEPAAVADAERLVYVLQPGPTDPQGVAVELRVAKPLRRGGLSKGRQANLYNLLHGYSTPEYLVAADHDILGMLRAVSAGQWISSVPLTGLNGRVALLRMIGTGRCHWQAVEATPLGLGAPRDLQMDWHEGADGLLTLGLGVVPAARLLLLEPPLYLDLAGHLVGPLESGGLSAAQLREVLAAPRLRASQAEAIARTLVLEFPQLPLPTPVPVPVTEVATAPATPWLTLTCDTLAGAATDQLNLDFDYAGHRVPGLPALTHSVLPGGGGTVRIHRDLDAERGALDTLAGLGFVPAVNTPQRAGGHRLLPAATNPIERAGHWSALLRDGLPALAAAGWRVDIADSFRLRFETADWDLEVEEEAESGGNDWFGLRFDLDLGGRRIPLLPIIAPLLELGLDAELPQIISLPLDPTGTDPAAAHRYVDLPAARLKPFIAILRDLFDRAAPGADGQLRISRFDAGALAELEAQGYAIRGAERLRELARRLKDFTGIESVEPPAGLTVELRPYQRRGLDWLQFLRAWNLAGILADDMGLGKTVQALAHLLVEKEAGRLDRPALVVAPTSLMGNWRREAARFTPALRTLVLHGSDRHQLFDRMPDHDLVLTTYPLLSRDQERLAEQSFHSLILDEAQSVKNPKSQAAAVVRALKADHRLCLTGTPMENHLGELWTQFDFLMPGFLGDQGSFKRLWRTPIEQHHDHERHGRLAQRIAPFMLRRRKQDVATELPPKTEIIKSVTLGEAQAALYEGIRLSMEKRVREAIAAQGLARSHITILDALLKLRQTCCDPRLLRIPAAARVKESAKLELLMDLLPEQLEEGRRILLFSQFTSMLALIETELEDRGIPYAKLTGQTRKRDEAIDAFRSGAVSLFLISLKAGGVGLNLTEADTVILYDPWWNPAVESQAADRAHRIGQDKPVFVYKLVTEQTVEERILSMQERKRALAAGVYQEAAGEPDLGFSGADLQALFAPLAQT is encoded by the coding sequence ATGGCCGGTCGCTTTGACTGCCTTGTGCGCTACGCCATGCCCCGCCCCCTGACCCGAGATGACATCCGCCACGCGATCGACCTGAGTTCCTTCAACCGGGGCCTGCACTATTTCCGGCAGGGGATGGTCATCGACCTCACGGAGGAGCGGCGCGACGCCGAGGGCGTCAGCCTCCAGGCACGGGTGCGCGGCAGCGGCGGGCGCTTCTATCGCCAGTTGATCTTCATCCCCGCGAACCCCGACAAACGCGACCTCACCGGCTCCTGCGGCTGCCCCGTGGGCTACAACTGCAAGCATGTGGCCGCCGCCTGTCTCGCCTACGAGGAGCGTGAGCGCCAGTTCCAGCCGACGGACGGCAGCGCCGCCACCGAGTTCCTCAAGCGCTGGCTGACCAGGGTGGTGGCGGCCGGCCAGGAGCCGGCCGCGGTCGCCGACGCCGAGCGCCTGGTCTATGTGCTCCAACCGGGCCCGACCGACCCCCAGGGGGTCGCGGTGGAACTACGGGTGGCCAAGCCGCTGCGCCGCGGCGGGCTCTCCAAGGGCCGCCAGGCGAATCTGTATAACCTGTTGCACGGCTACTCCACCCCCGAGTATCTGGTGGCGGCGGACCATGACATCCTGGGGATGCTGCGCGCGGTCTCCGCCGGTCAGTGGATCAGCAGCGTCCCGCTCACCGGTCTGAATGGCCGGGTCGCCCTGCTGCGGATGATCGGCACCGGCCGCTGCCATTGGCAGGCCGTGGAGGCGACCCCCCTGGGCCTGGGGGCACCGCGAGACCTGCAAATGGACTGGCACGAGGGCGCCGACGGGCTCCTGACCCTGGGGCTCGGCGTGGTACCGGCGGCCCGGCTGCTGCTCCTGGAGCCGCCGCTGTATCTGGACCTGGCCGGGCATCTGGTCGGCCCCTTGGAGTCCGGGGGGCTCAGTGCCGCGCAACTGCGCGAGGTCCTGGCCGCCCCGCGCCTGCGCGCCAGTCAGGCGGAGGCCATCGCCCGCACCCTGGTGCTGGAGTTCCCCCAGTTGCCCCTGCCGACCCCGGTGCCGGTGCCGGTGACCGAGGTCGCGACCGCCCCGGCCACCCCCTGGCTGACCCTGACCTGCGATACCCTGGCGGGTGCCGCGACCGACCAGCTCAACCTCGATTTCGACTACGCCGGCCATCGCGTCCCCGGCCTGCCGGCGCTCACCCACAGCGTCCTGCCCGGCGGCGGCGGCACCGTGCGCATCCATCGCGACCTGGACGCGGAGCGCGGCGCCCTGGACACCCTGGCGGGGCTGGGTTTCGTCCCGGCCGTGAACACCCCGCAGCGCGCCGGCGGCCATCGGCTGCTCCCCGCCGCCACCAACCCCATCGAGCGCGCCGGCCACTGGTCGGCCCTGCTGCGCGACGGCCTCCCGGCCCTGGCGGCGGCCGGCTGGCGGGTGGACATCGCCGACAGCTTCCGCCTGCGCTTCGAGACGGCGGACTGGGACCTGGAGGTGGAGGAGGAGGCCGAGTCCGGGGGCAACGACTGGTTCGGCCTGCGCTTCGATCTCGATCTGGGCGGGCGGCGCATCCCGCTGCTGCCGATCATCGCCCCCCTGCTGGAGTTGGGTCTGGACGCGGAACTGCCGCAGATCATCAGCCTGCCCCTGGACCCGACGGGGACGGACCCCGCGGCGGCCCACCGCTATGTCGATCTGCCGGCGGCCCGTCTCAAACCCTTCATCGCGATCCTGCGCGACCTCTTCGACCGCGCCGCGCCGGGGGCGGACGGGCAACTGCGGATCTCGCGCTTCGACGCGGGGGCCTTAGCCGAACTCGAGGCCCAGGGCTATGCCATCCGCGGGGCCGAGCGGCTGCGCGAACTGGCCCGGCGCCTCAAGGACTTCACCGGCATCGAGTCGGTCGAGCCCCCGGCCGGGCTCACCGTGGAACTGCGCCCCTACCAGCGGCGCGGGCTCGACTGGCTCCAGTTCCTGCGCGCCTGGAACCTGGCCGGCATCCTGGCCGACGACATGGGGCTCGGCAAGACCGTCCAGGCCCTGGCCCACCTGTTGGTGGAAAAGGAGGCCGGGCGGCTCGACCGCCCCGCCCTGGTGGTCGCCCCCACCAGCCTGATGGGCAACTGGCGCCGCGAGGCGGCGCGCTTCACCCCGGCCCTGCGCACCCTGGTCCTGCACGGCTCCGACCGGCACCAACTCTTCGATCGGATGCCCGATCATGACCTGGTGCTGACCACCTACCCCCTGCTGTCGCGCGACCAGGAGCGCCTGGCCGAGCAATCCTTCCACAGCCTGATCCTCGATGAGGCGCAGTCCGTCAAAAACCCCAAGTCCCAGGCCGCCGCCGTGGTCCGGGCGCTCAAGGCCGATCACCGGCTCTGTCTCACCGGCACCCCTATGGAGAACCACTTGGGCGAGTTGTGGACCCAGTTCGACTTTCTGATGCCCGGCTTCCTGGGGGATCAGGGCAGCTTCAAACGGCTCTGGCGCACCCCCATCGAACAGCACCACGACCATGAGCGCCACGGCCGCCTGGCGCAGCGCATCGCCCCCTTCATGCTGCGCCGCCGCAAGCAGGACGTGGCGACCGAACTGCCGCCCAAGACCGAGATCATCAAGAGCGTCACGCTCGGTGAGGCCCAGGCGGCACTCTACGAGGGCATTCGCCTGTCGATGGAGAAGCGGGTGCGCGAGGCGATCGCCGCCCAGGGACTGGCACGCAGTCACATCACGATCCTGGATGCGCTGCTGAAGCTCCGCCAGACCTGTTGCGACCCGCGCCTGCTGCGGATCCCGGCCGCCGCCCGGGTCAAGGAGTCCGCCAAGCTGGAACTGCTGATGGACCTGCTGCCGGAGCAATTGGAAGAGGGCCGACGCATCCTGCTCTTCTCCCAATTCACCAGTATGCTCGCCCTGATCGAGACCGAACTCGAGGACCGCGGCATCCCCTATGCCAAGCTCACCGGCCAGACGCGCAAGCGCGACGAGGCCATCGACGCCTTTCGCTCCGGCGCGGTGAGCCTGTTCCTCATCAGCCTCAAGGCCGGCGGCGTGGGACTCAACCTCACCGAGGCCGACACCGTGATCCTCTATGACCCCTGGTGGAACCCGGCGGTCGAGTCCCAGGCGGCGGACCGGGCGCATCGGATCGGCCAGGACAAGCCGGTCTTCGTCTATAAGCTCGTGACCGAGCAGACGGTGGAGGAGCGCATCCTCTCCATGCAGGAGCGCAAACGCGCGCTCGCTGCCGGGGTCTATCAGGAGGCGGCGGGGGAGCCGGATTTGGGCTTCAGCGGGGCGGACCTGCAGGCATTGTTTGCGCCGTTGGCGCAGACCTAG